The genomic region CTACCACGGAAAGAAGCTTTTTTGCTTCATTGACTGTCCATGGTCGGGAATCAGAAGGAGTACCGATGCCAAGTACCAGATACAAATCATCCATATCAGCATAAATGGCATTTGAAAGAGGAAGGACATCCTGTCCAGGAAGAGATGTCGCATACGCAGTAGCAAACAACGAAATAACTACCAAAAATAAGCAATTTTTGTATATTAACTTAGGATAGAAGTGCCAGAGCTTTACTTTTTTTTCTAAAATCCTATGGTAAGAATGATATTTCCCTTGGAAAAAAAAGTTGGTTCGCCAATTACCTACCCTATTGTTTTGCATCTTTTCCTCACAGCCTTTTATTTGTGGGGCAAGTATACACTGCAAGAAAGAAAACTGCTATTGTTTTCGAAACAGTTTCACGATAATGTGTTTTTTTCGTAACATATCATCAGATAAATTTTCAAGCGAGCAATCAGATATCCGTGAATTTTGCAAAATCAAAATGATACCACAACAAAACAACGGAAAGAAAGAACTCTTCATGAATAACTGCTACTGAAAATTTGTATATAGATTATAACCTCAAGAGTTCTTTTTATTTGACATTTGTATAATTTGTAATTATAGTGCAACTGGTAAGGTTAATTGTGAATGTAGAGTTCATCAACAAAGATTTGGAGGAACTGTATATAAACGGTACTTCCAAAAGATTCAGTAAAGTTCCTCCTGAAGTTGCGCGGAAATTAGTTCGTGCTGTAGATGTCCTTGAAAGTAGTACCAGTATTCAAGGCATCTGGAAATTTCCAGCATATAAATTCGAAAAGCTACAAGGTAACGAAAGATATTCCATGCGTTTAAACAGAATATGGCGTCTGGAATTAACCGTACGATGGGTTGATGATACTAAAGTAACTATCGATGTCATCAATCTTGTTGATCTGACACACCATTATGGAGGCTAATTATGTTTGATAAATTACGTCCGTTCTATAATCCAGGACCAGGTGATGTTATCAGGGATGCCATGGAAGAACTCGGCTGGCAACAGAGTGATTTGGCCGACATTACCGGTCTGACCGGAAAATCAATAAATAAAATAATCAATAACAAACAGGGGATTACGCCAGAAACAGCTATCCTCTTAGGTAAAGCTTTTTCCACTCCGGCAGAACTGTGGCTCAATCTTGATGCAAAATACCAACTGCGTAAACAGGAAACAGATACCTGTGGAAAGGAAGCGCTTGCAGAAAAAAAAGCCCAGATGCGTAAATATATGCCAGTGGCAGAACTAAAGAAGAAAGGCTGGCTTTTATATGACGTATCTACCGCAAAAGGAATTGAGCAGGAATGTCAGCGACTTTTCGGAAAACCGGAGATTCCAACAGAAGAATACAATCAAGAAAAGAAATTTGCCGCACGGCAGACGCGGTTTGATTTTCAGTATACGATGTGGTATTGCCGTACATGGTTTGAATATGCAAAGCTGTATGCGCCCGCGGCCGCTCCAAGACAGGCATATGACAGAGAAAAACTTGCAGACCTAGCGGGAAACTTCTGTATGTTCCTTGCTGCAAAAGATGGAATTGAGAAAGTACTCACTGCTCTTACTGACTGCGGCGTAGGCTTTTTTGTGCTGAGCCACCTTACAAAGACATATCTTGACGGAGCAGCTTTCCTACAGGATGGTAAACCTTTCATTGTATATACCGCACGCTATGACCGCATAGACAACTTCTGGTTTGTACTTGCACATGAGATTTCACACATTCTTCTGCATTTTGACTACCTTTGTGAACCCGTGCTGGACAATCTTGATTCAAATGCAGAAACGAAGCGTGAACAGGAAGCTGATGAAAACGCCTCGAAAATGCTGAATTCAAAAAAAGTTATTTTACTGGGGCAACATTATGGAAAATACCTGTCCGCAGACAGGCTTGAACTGATAAGCAGAGAATCAGGTGTGCCGATTACCGTTGCCCTCGGAATATTACAGCATGCAAAAATTATTGAATGGCGGCAGTTCAGCAAATACAAGGAAAAAGTCATGAATAAGATACCAGTAGGTATGGTAAAGGGATAAGGTAATCCAAAAATAAACAGAAATACATTACCAACATAGGGAAAATCCTATGGAAAATAAACTTTTGAAATTGGAGACATTTCAACTTGAAATACCAATCAGGTCTCATTTCTGCAACTTGAACAGCAACAGGTCAAAAGATTCTTCAATTGTCAATCCGGCAGTATCGACATGGACTACAGTCCTGTTTTCCCAAGGTTGGTAGTCCCTGCTGAGAATCTCAGCCCAACTTGGGAGTTTAAGCCCTTCGATATCAGTAGTTCGCCCCTCGACTCTCCTACGATGTTCAATGACATCACTACAGGACACTTCAATGTTGATACAGGAAACCTGTTCTTTTTTTGCAACATTTTCCCATTCTTTCCTTGTCAGATTCCACGGATTACAACAATCGGCTATTACATCAAGGCCAAGACGAAGATTATCTGCGGCAATGCGATAAGCAAGACGATACCCCTCGCCTTTGACATCAAAAGAACACAAATCCCGCAATCCCTGCTTAATGACATCAATCCTTAGATATGTACAGGACAATTTTTGAGCCAGCAAGGATGCAAGTGTAGATTTGCCAGATCCCGGCAACCCGGAAAAGACATAAAGTATGGGTTTCATGAACAGTAGTTCTCCCTTTCTTTTCCCTTAAGGATACTATGGGAGACAGTCTGCAACAAGAGTTGACATCCCATCCTACAGGTTCCTGCAATAATAAGGAAAAGTCTGGTCAATCAAAGATCATACAGTTTTTCCCATCTTTATAGATGGCTTCCGTACCAGCTTCCAGGGCCTTCTTATAATACCGACATTTGAAATCAATGACAGACAGCGTTTTTTTCAATGCTTCCATCTGCTCTTCAACGATTTTCTTCCGCTCAACGAACATGTCGTAACGTTGCTGCAACGTACAATCTCCCTGAGCACACCAGTCTATGAAATGCCTGATGTCCCTGATGGGCATGCCTGTAGCTTTC from Spirochaetia bacterium harbors:
- a CDS encoding AAA family ATPase, whose protein sequence is MKPILYVFSGLPGSGKSTLASLLAQKLSCTYLRIDVIKQGLRDLCSFDVKGEGYRLAYRIAADNLRLGLDVIADCCNPWNLTRKEWENVAKKEQVSCINIEVSCSDVIEHRRRVEGRTTDIEGLKLPSWAEILSRDYQPWENRTVVHVDTAGLTIEESFDLLLFKLQK
- a CDS encoding HigA family addiction module antitoxin, with protein sequence MFDKLRPFYNPGPGDVIRDAMEELGWQQSDLADITGLTGKSINKIINNKQGITPETAILLGKAFSTPAELWLNLDAKYQLRKQETDTCGKEALAEKKAQMRKYMPVAELKKKGWLLYDVSTAKGIEQECQRLFGKPEIPTEEYNQEKKFAARQTRFDFQYTMWYCRTWFEYAKLYAPAAAPRQAYDREKLADLAGNFCMFLAAKDGIEKVLTALTDCGVGFFVLSHLTKTYLDGAAFLQDGKPFIVYTARYDRIDNFWFVLAHEISHILLHFDYLCEPVLDNLDSNAETKREQEADENASKMLNSKKVILLGQHYGKYLSADRLELISRESGVPITVALGILQHAKIIEWRQFSKYKEKVMNKIPVGMVKG
- a CDS encoding type II toxin-antitoxin system RelE/ParE family toxin, which gives rise to MQLVRLIVNVEFINKDLEELYINGTSKRFSKVPPEVARKLVRAVDVLESSTSIQGIWKFPAYKFEKLQGNERYSMRLNRIWRLELTVRWVDDTKVTIDVINLVDLTHHYGG
- a CDS encoding MerR family transcriptional regulator translates to MTYSIGEVAEMLDLTVYTLRYYDKEGLMPMVGRSASGTRVFRESDVAALRVIECLKATGMPIRDIRHFIDWCAQGDCTLQQRYDMFVERKKIVEEQMEALKKTLSVIDFKCRYYKKALEAGTEAIYKDGKNCMIFD